One Methyloterricola oryzae genomic window carries:
- a CDS encoding sensor domain-containing phosphodiesterase, with protein MFLIFALAFAAYVYSEKQIDRAHQQRLHSFRLAEELRHTSNDLTRMARSYVLTGEPRYRHYYDEILAIRDGKRPRPGRNEEIYWDQILANPGLERSEGPPVPLLQMIRNASFSAEELALLEKAKSLSDELTRIELSAMEAADTAGSSTPEARLRAGLRLQDDAYYKAKAAIMDAIDRCSQLADERTRSLVKSAEHWAITLCLVVILCVSLFLLSLWRAYSSLRRILGAPVETIYRGIVHLGSGDFAKPIVVHDSSRDSIQAWIAETHEKLARLEQARYRAEIQTRRVNQLYAALSQFNQAIVRSSSEVELFTRICRDAVLNGGMRCAWVGMLDPTGSKLLPVAAYGDSADLLLQRELGLETERRQTTTLSAVRHGKPCWSQDASNDADPLSCCENLPGCNWKSCAALPLHREGRIVGAVTLYSGESEAFDSEERALLSEMAEDLDFALDNFARAERARQTQMELAESRNLLKTVIDTAPTRIFWKDRDSRYLGANPLFARDAGFLCPEDLIGQDDFQLAWRDQAAQYLADDREVMETGVPKLSFGERQTTPEGRIIWIKTCKVPLRDANGNAVGVLGIYQDITEEKRTEAALRRSQTFLERAQAVAKIGSWYLEIAHGKLEWSEETYRMFGIPPNQALTYEAFLEKVHPEDRALVDSAWQAALRGESPYHVEHRILVGTETRWVEERVELEFDESGHCIAGIGTVQDITERKQHEERINFLANYDGLTGLPNRLKLDEHLRNALSLARRNQDSLALMFLDLDHFKDINDTLGHRVGDALLVRLAQRLREILRQEDILARLGGDEFILLLPATDALGATQVAQKIQQAFAENFFIDPYKLTLSASIGIALYPEDGTDMEALFKNADTAMYRAKQEGRRAFRFFTEEMQADVLRKLQIINGLRDAERNAELSLVFQPQIALPDRTVIGCEALLRWNHRDLGPVPPGEFIPIAEESGLILGIGEWVLRHSARQARIWRDAGLPPLIVSVNLSFGQLRHGDLAELVTRILEEESVPPEWLELELTEGVAMTNPQASIETMDLLNQLGVRLAIDDFGTGYSSLSYLKKFKIRKLKIDQSFVRDIGIDPDDRAIVGAIIQMAQRLGLQTVAEGVETAEQLSYLLAQGCTGVQGYLFSRPVPAEQFASFVQTPR; from the coding sequence ATGTTCCTTATATTCGCCCTGGCCTTCGCCGCTTATGTCTATTCGGAGAAGCAGATCGACCGCGCCCACCAACAACGGTTGCATTCCTTCCGCCTGGCCGAAGAACTGAGGCACACGTCGAACGACCTGACACGTATGGCGCGTAGCTATGTGCTGACCGGCGAACCGCGCTACAGGCACTATTACGATGAAATTCTCGCCATCCGTGATGGCAAGCGCCCACGGCCAGGCCGCAACGAGGAGATCTACTGGGACCAGATCCTGGCCAATCCCGGGCTGGAGCGATCAGAAGGGCCACCGGTTCCCTTGCTGCAGATGATCCGGAATGCCAGCTTCAGCGCGGAGGAACTGGCGCTCCTGGAAAAGGCCAAGTCCCTGTCCGACGAACTGACCCGCATCGAACTCTCCGCGATGGAGGCGGCTGACACCGCTGGATCCAGCACTCCTGAGGCGCGCCTGCGGGCCGGCTTACGGCTTCAGGATGACGCGTACTACAAGGCGAAGGCCGCGATCATGGACGCCATCGACCGCTGCAGCCAACTGGCGGATGAGCGTACCCGGTCCCTGGTCAAGTCCGCAGAGCATTGGGCGATCACGCTGTGCCTCGTCGTCATCCTCTGTGTCAGCCTCTTCCTGCTGAGCCTGTGGCGTGCCTACAGCAGCCTGCGGCGGATCCTGGGTGCACCGGTGGAAACCATCTATCGCGGCATAGTCCACTTGGGCAGCGGAGATTTCGCCAAACCCATCGTAGTCCACGACTCATCGCGCGACAGCATTCAAGCCTGGATTGCCGAAACCCACGAAAAGCTGGCCCGCCTGGAGCAGGCACGTTACCGGGCCGAGATCCAGACCCGGCGCGTGAACCAGTTGTATGCGGCGCTAAGCCAGTTCAATCAGGCCATCGTGCGAAGTTCCAGCGAGGTGGAACTGTTTACCCGAATCTGCCGGGATGCCGTGCTCAATGGCGGCATGCGTTGCGCCTGGGTGGGAATGCTCGACCCGACCGGGAGCAAGCTGCTCCCGGTCGCCGCCTATGGCGACAGCGCCGACCTTCTCCTTCAGCGCGAGTTGGGCCTGGAAACTGAGCGACGGCAAACGACAACTCTGTCTGCCGTTAGGCATGGCAAGCCCTGCTGGTCGCAGGATGCGTCGAACGATGCCGATCCCCTCTCGTGCTGCGAGAACTTGCCCGGTTGCAACTGGAAATCCTGCGCGGCGCTGCCTCTGCACCGGGAAGGACGAATCGTGGGCGCCGTGACCTTATACTCTGGCGAAAGCGAGGCCTTCGATAGTGAAGAGCGCGCCCTGCTGTCGGAGATGGCGGAAGACCTGGACTTTGCCCTCGACAACTTCGCGCGAGCGGAGAGGGCCCGCCAGACCCAGATGGAACTGGCCGAGTCCCGTAATCTGCTGAAGACCGTCATCGACACAGCGCCGACGCGGATCTTCTGGAAAGACAGGGATTCGCGCTACCTGGGCGCCAACCCGCTGTTCGCAAGGGATGCCGGGTTTTTGTGCCCGGAGGACCTGATCGGCCAAGATGATTTTCAACTGGCATGGCGGGACCAGGCCGCGCAATACCTTGCCGACGACCGCGAAGTGATGGAGACCGGCGTACCCAAGCTTTCATTTGGCGAACGTCAGACCACGCCGGAAGGCAGGATCATCTGGATCAAGACGTGCAAGGTGCCCCTTCGTGACGCCAACGGCAACGCGGTGGGCGTACTGGGCATCTATCAGGACATCACCGAGGAGAAGCGGACTGAGGCAGCCCTTCGGCGCAGCCAGACTTTTCTGGAGCGCGCTCAGGCCGTCGCCAAGATAGGCAGCTGGTATCTGGAAATCGCACACGGCAAACTGGAGTGGTCGGAAGAGACTTACCGCATGTTTGGCATCCCGCCGAACCAGGCGCTGACCTATGAGGCTTTTCTGGAAAAAGTCCATCCCGAGGATCGCGCCTTGGTCGATAGCGCCTGGCAGGCCGCGCTGCGGGGGGAATCGCCCTACCACGTGGAACACCGCATCCTAGTGGGGACTGAGACCCGCTGGGTGGAAGAGCGGGTCGAGTTGGAGTTCGACGAGTCCGGACACTGCATCGCCGGCATCGGGACGGTGCAGGACATCACCGAAAGGAAGCAGCACGAGGAACGCATCAACTTCCTTGCCAACTACGACGGCCTGACCGGCCTACCCAATCGTCTGAAGTTGGATGAGCACCTGCGCAATGCGCTGAGCCTAGCCAGACGCAATCAGGACAGCCTGGCCCTGATGTTCCTGGACCTGGACCATTTCAAGGACATCAACGATACCCTGGGTCATCGCGTAGGCGACGCCTTGCTGGTGCGACTGGCGCAGCGCCTGCGCGAAATTCTCCGCCAGGAAGATATCCTGGCCCGCCTCGGCGGAGATGAATTCATCCTGCTTCTTCCCGCTACCGACGCCCTCGGCGCCACCCAGGTGGCACAGAAGATTCAACAGGCCTTCGCGGAGAATTTTTTCATCGACCCCTACAAGCTCACACTTTCCGCCTCCATCGGCATCGCCTTGTACCCGGAGGACGGCACCGACATGGAAGCCCTGTTCAAGAACGCCGATACCGCCATGTACCGCGCCAAACAGGAAGGCCGCCGCGCGTTCCGCTTTTTCACCGAGGAGATGCAGGCGGATGTGCTGCGCAAACTGCAGATCATCAATGGGCTACGCGATGCGGAACGCAACGCGGAATTGAGCCTGGTGTTTCAGCCGCAGATCGCCCTGCCCGATCGAACCGTCATCGGCTGCGAGGCCCTGCTTCGCTGGAACCACCGTGACCTGGGCCCCGTTCCGCCAGGCGAGTTTATCCCCATCGCCGAGGAGAGCGGCCTCATTCTCGGCATCGGCGAATGGGTTCTGCGACACTCCGCACGCCAGGCACGAATCTGGCGGGATGCGGGGCTGCCACCCCTGATCGTCTCGGTGAACCTGTCCTTCGGCCAGTTGCGTCATGGTGACTTGGCGGAATTGGTCACCCGTATCCTGGAAGAGGAGAGCGTGCCACCCGAATGGCTGGAACTGGAACTGACCGAGGGCGTCGCCATGACCAACCCACAGGCCTCCATCGAGACCATGGACCTTTTGAATCAGTTGGGAGTTCGCCTCGCCATCGACGACTTCGGGACCGGCTATTCCTCCCTGAGCTATCTCAAGAAGTTCAAGATACGCAAGCTCAAGATCGACCAGTCCTTCGTGCGCGATATCGGCATCGACCCGGATGACCGCGCCATCGTCGGCGCCATCATTCAAATGGCGCAGCGTCTGGGCCTGCAGACTGTGGCCGAAGGGGTTGAAACCGCGGAACAGCTCAGCTACCTCCTGGCCCAGGGCTGCACAGGCGTTCAGGGCTACCTCTTCAGCAGACCAGTGCCCGCGGAACAGTTCGCGTCCTTCGTGCAAACGCCCCGCTAA